From the Leptotrichia trevisanii DSM 22070 genome, one window contains:
- a CDS encoding gp53-like domain-containing protein has product MANYIGWILTNKGRELLAKAINNETKINITKFKIGAGYNTGNDRELTDLLDKRNEFPVNSYERKENGIVEFTFIVSNKTGTGESTITNSYKISEMGIYAQDDSGTEILYAYNKGTDGDYIPVYNGKNAIDIVEKCIIIIDQAATLNVTIDNSMTYLTREVADKSYLEISALEKIIGLEFGGNIQDIGNKIKGKFYFDNVTKFYYECIADTDLTYNESSKFRAISNKPNVDRLENLFSSENTYFRIGTMIIQCGRNEVPENSNENGATFKFPKPFPNSCFAITANDVGGGARSVAVSPASTSEFKAWARFGKDFSG; this is encoded by the coding sequence ATGGCTAATTACATAGGTTGGATATTGACTAATAAAGGAAGGGAGCTTCTTGCAAAGGCAATAAATAACGAGACTAAAATAAATATCACAAAATTTAAGATTGGAGCTGGATACAACACAGGAAATGACAGGGAATTAACAGATTTACTGGATAAAAGAAATGAATTCCCTGTGAACAGTTACGAAAGAAAAGAAAATGGAATAGTGGAATTTACTTTCATTGTTTCAAATAAAACTGGTACAGGAGAAAGCACAATAACAAATTCTTATAAAATATCAGAAATGGGAATATATGCTCAGGACGATTCAGGAACAGAAATTTTATATGCATACAATAAAGGGACTGATGGAGATTATATCCCAGTTTACAATGGAAAGAATGCTATTGATATTGTTGAGAAGTGCATTATTATAATCGATCAGGCTGCAACTTTAAATGTGACAATAGATAACTCTATGACTTATCTAACAAGAGAAGTTGCTGATAAATCTTATCTAGAAATATCAGCTTTGGAGAAAATAATAGGACTGGAATTTGGTGGAAATATACAAGATATTGGGAATAAAATTAAGGGGAAATTTTACTTTGATAATGTTACAAAATTTTACTATGAGTGTATAGCAGATACTGATTTGACGTATAATGAAAGTTCAAAATTTAGAGCAATTTCTAATAAGCCAAATGTGGACAGATTGGAAAATTTGTTCAGTTCTGAAAATACTTACTTCCGAATAGGAACTATGATAATCCAATGCGGAAGAAATGAAGTCCCTGAAAACTCTAACGAAAACGGGGCTACCTTCAAATTTCCAAAGCCTTTTCCAAATTCGTGTTTTGCTATAACAGCGAATGATGTAGGAGGGGGAGCGAGGTCAGTTGCTGTAAGCCCTGCCTCAACCTCGGAGTTCAAGGCTTGGGCGAGGTTCGGGAAAGATTTTTCAGG
- a CDS encoding phage tail protein I, which yields MITVQDLKLTDIAAKSTLTDKTTKWIYESIDYAIKQQKNRIISKFFLDIDKLSETEIDYLLWEYHVDYVGENVSLESKRELVKIAVIAHFNKGTLGSVKAICKILFGNAEIKEWFEYGGRPGYFKISTLGELKDEKDYLKVLDVVNEYKNERSWLEALTFERSSNLGKYVGIFSEKQVINILNERDFELPWMEQNLSEGIINVTVKENTIGIR from the coding sequence ATGATAACTGTACAAGATTTAAAGTTAACTGATATTGCCGCAAAATCGACTCTTACAGATAAAACAACAAAATGGATATACGAATCAATAGATTATGCAATAAAACAACAGAAAAACAGAATAATAAGCAAATTTTTTCTTGATATTGATAAATTAAGTGAAACGGAAATTGATTATTTATTGTGGGAATATCACGTAGATTATGTTGGAGAAAATGTCAGTCTTGAAAGCAAGAGAGAATTGGTAAAAATAGCAGTAATAGCCCATTTTAACAAAGGAACACTTGGAAGTGTAAAGGCTATTTGTAAAATTCTTTTTGGAAATGCAGAAATAAAAGAATGGTTTGAGTATGGTGGTCGACCAGGATATTTTAAAATATCTACTTTGGGAGAACTTAAAGATGAAAAAGATTATCTGAAAGTTCTTGATGTTGTAAACGAATACAAGAACGAACGTAGCTGGCTGGAAGCGTTGACGTTTGAAAGAAGCTCAAATTTGGGTAAATATGTAGGAATTTTTTCTGAAAAACAAGTGATTAATATTCTGAATGAAAGAGATTTTGAACTTCCTTGGATGGAACAGAATTTAAGTGAAGGAATAATAAATGTAACTGTAAAAGAAAATACAATAGGGATTAGATAA
- a CDS encoding baseplate assembly protein: MINKFQELSGRSLTEASPETLIFSTVAYQLALLEEKYNDDIKQNYLRFARDERLDLKGEFYGNRGKRLIEQPAVATFRFYISSIQTTDTVIPKGSRIRYNELYFETDEEYKITKGNLSVDGKATCNTLGIIGNGIPVGQIKDMVDIFPNYAKVENITESNSGTNKEADESYRERIREIPESFTTAGSSGAYTFWTKTASTNIIDVKVHSPSATNVDIYIWTDIGAVSQELKEKVKAVLNEENVRPLTDNVNIKEPNKINYLIDFDYYIDKDNETLVNVIKSNVDKTVQEYVEWQKEKIGKDINPDELIKRLKIAGVKRVVLRSPVFQKLNFNQVGINNGITSNYQGVEEL; the protein is encoded by the coding sequence ATGATTAACAAATTCCAGGAACTTAGCGGAAGGAGTTTGACAGAAGCAAGCCCTGAGACATTAATTTTCAGTACAGTAGCGTATCAGCTGGCTTTACTAGAAGAAAAATACAACGATGATATTAAGCAGAATTATTTAAGGTTTGCAAGGGATGAAAGGCTGGATCTAAAAGGGGAATTTTACGGAAACAGAGGTAAAAGGCTTATCGAACAGCCAGCAGTAGCTACATTTAGATTCTATATTTCAAGCATCCAAACAACGGATACTGTAATCCCAAAAGGCTCAAGAATTAGATACAATGAGCTTTATTTTGAAACAGATGAGGAATACAAGATAACAAAAGGAAATCTGTCAGTTGACGGAAAAGCTACATGTAATACGCTTGGAATTATTGGAAACGGTATCCCAGTTGGGCAAATTAAGGATATGGTCGATATATTTCCTAATTATGCAAAGGTTGAAAACATTACAGAAAGTAATTCAGGGACAAATAAAGAAGCAGATGAAAGCTACAGAGAGAGAATAAGGGAAATCCCTGAAAGCTTTACCACAGCTGGAAGTTCGGGAGCATACACTTTTTGGACTAAGACAGCAAGCACAAACATTATAGATGTTAAAGTCCATTCGCCCTCAGCAACCAATGTAGATATCTATATATGGACTGACATAGGTGCTGTAAGCCAAGAACTCAAGGAAAAGGTAAAGGCGGTACTTAATGAAGAAAATGTACGTCCTCTGACTGACAACGTGAATATTAAAGAGCCGAATAAAATTAATTATTTAATAGATTTTGACTATTATATTGACAAAGATAACGAAACTCTTGTAAATGTTATCAAATCTAACGTAGACAAAACGGTCCAGGAATATGTTGAATGGCAGAAAGAGAAGATAGGCAAGGATATAAATCCAGATGAACTGATTAAAAGATTAAAAATAGCTGGAGTAAAAAGAGTGGTACTAAGAAGCCCTGTATTCCAAAAATTGAATTTTAACCAGGTTGGAATAAATAACGGTATAACAAGTAACTATCAAGGAGTTGAAGAGTTATGA